DNA from Parageobacillus thermoglucosidasius:
AAAGCCGTATCTTTTCCGACCTTTTCCGCCTGAATCGTAAGAGTGCCTGTCGTGTTGATCGTCGCGCCGATGACGCGGTCTCCTTCTTTTTTATCAACCGGAATCGATTCTCCTGTAATCATTGACTCATCAACAGCAGATGCGCCCGCAATCACGATACCGTCTACCGGTATTTTTTCTCCCGGCTTGACGATAATCGTGTCGCCAACGGCCACTTGTTCGAGCGGAACTTTGACTTCTTTGCCGTCACGGACGACGAGCGCTTCTTTCGCTTGCAAGCTTAACAGTTTCGAAATCGCTTCGGTCGTCCGCCCTTTCGCACGCGCCTCAAAATATTTTCCGACAAGCACGAGCGTGATAAGCACCGCGCTTGTTTCAAAATATAAGTTTGGCATATAGTGCGCGTTGCCAATCGTTTTGACCGCTTCCGCCAAGCTGTAAAAATAGGCGGCGGAAGTGCCGAGTGCGACAAGGACATCCATGTTCGCGCTTTTATTTCTTAATGAGCGATACGCGCCAACGTAGAAAGGACCGCCGATATAAAACTGCACAGGTGTCGCGAACAGAAGCTGCACCCATGGATTCATCAGCCAATCGGGCATCGGCAAACCAAGGTCAAATGGCAGATGCGCGATCATCGTATAAAGAAGCGGAAGCGATAAAACGATGGAAATCATAAGCTGCCGCTGTTTTTGTTTCAGCTGTTCTTCTTTAACCCCTGCTCCCTCTTCTTCCTTCCGCACTTGTCCTTTGTAGCCAAGCTTTTTGATTTTCTCTAAAATCGCCTCAACGGATATGATGCCTTCGTTATATTCGACAACCGCGCTGTTTGTGGCTAAATTGACCGTGGCGCGTTCCACTCCTTCCATGCGCTGCAAGCCTTTTTCAATGCGCGCTGCACAAGCAGCGCACGTCATTCCTTCGATATCGAGCATGACCTTTTCCGTTGCAACACCGTATCCGAGCTTTTCGATTTTCTCTTGAATATCGCGGACGCTTTGCTTCGCCGGATCATATTCGATCGTCGCTTTTTCCATCGCTAAATTAACGTTTGCTTCGACTCCGTCCATCTTATTGAGCACTTTCTCAATGCGGCTTGAGCAGGCGGCGCATGTCATGCCAGTAATATGCAGCGTCACATGCTTTTTCTCGCCCATCGCGCTTCCCTCCCTATTTCGAAAATTGGTTGATGACGGTCATTAATTCCTGTATCGATTCATCGCCGTTGCCTTCGCGAATCGCTTTGGCGACGCAATGACGAACATGCCGTTCCAGCAAATGCAATCCGACTTTATGCAGCGCCGCTTCAATCGCGGAAATCTGGATTAAAATATCAATACAATACCGGTTATCCTCCACCATTTTTTGCACCCCGCGCACTTGCCCCTCGATGCGCTTTAAACGCTTGACAATGTTCGCAATTTCTTCTTCCGTGCGCGGTACCATTTTAGGATTAGGATGATGCTCTTCCGAGTGATTCATGTTTTTCACCTCATTCGATCATTCTATATACATTATACCGGTAATGGGTATAAATATCAATTGGAACGCCTTGCTTTTTTCTTAACACAGTTGCTGTGCCGTTACGCTTGTCCTTGATAATCACGTTGATAATAACTTTGCACATCTGGAACCACTAATATTATTTCAACTCCCATTCCTTTTCGAGATGTTTTTATTTCGCTAAAATAGTGGTTACTCGAAATAACATCTTCTTTAGTTAAAAGCAAGTTAAGATTTTCTGTTTTAAACATGGCACTGCTTTCATTTTGAGAAGATAAATCCAAGCGAATGACATTCTTGTAAAAATCAACAGACCTTTGCAAATCTTTCACAAACAATTCCAGGCGGATATTTACCGTCATTTCCATTACCTCCAACCAAACATCCTTGTCATTTTAATGCCACCGATCGACTATTTCGAACAAGAACCTTGTCTATTCCTAGTCCCATAAATAAAAAAGCCCTGCCAAACGGCTCGGGAGTTCAAAGATGGCGCTGAACCGAGGGTGATATTTTCTTCTTTTCCTCAATATCGCCCCTTATCGCCGAGCTACTTTAGGGCTTCAATTTTTGTTAAGATATATTAAATTTCATTGTCGATTTTCATTTTTTTCAGTACGATTATGTTTGCGATTAGTGCAATAAAACCTGTAACAGCAAATATGGCAGGAACCAATAATGAATAAGATGATCGAGCTTCAATCATTAAACGATACACTCCGAAAAGACAAAGAACAAGGCTACTGATTAGTCCAATAACTACTTTCGCCTTTTTATTGATGTTAAACACCTCCAAAAATTAGAAGTAACAATATTACAAATATAATGATAACATTTCTGCCGCTGTCCTACCAGTAAATTACAATAACAAATATTTTCGGTGTGGCAAAAGTCTTTCACATTTAATCTTCCATCTTTTTCTTCTGCATTTACCGCTATTTCTCCCAGCGCAATCTCAATGATTCCACCTTGCTTTCATGAATACTAACTGATAAAATGCACCAAGAACCATCGATGATGATAGAAAGGAAGACAAATGGTGAAAAAAAGAATAGCCTTATACGGGATCATTTCGCTTACATTACTGCTTTTTTTATTTGGCACATATAAATTAATGAATGCAAGAACATACCAGTTATTTGGAGGATTAACCAGTCACGTAGAAACAAACCAAAAAGCAGTTGCGCTAACTTTTGATGACGGGCCGACAAAAAATGTTGAAAAAATATTGCCCCTTTTAGATAAATACCATGCGAAGGCTACCTTTTTTGTGACTGGAAAGGAACTGAAGAAAAATCCAAAACTCGGAAAAAAGATAGCGGAGTCTGGACATCAAATCGGAAATCATACATATTCTCATCAACGAATGATTTTCAAAAAACCTTCTTTTATCAAGCAGGAAATTGAAATGACCAACCAATTAATCCGGAAGACAGGTTACAAAGGGAAAATAGACTTCCGCCCGCCTTATGGAAAAAAACTGATTGGCTTACCCTATTATTTGAAAAAACATCATATCGAAACCATAACATGGGGCCTTGAGCCCGACACCTATTACTCTTCGGTTTTGGACAAAGTGAACTATGTTAACAAACATGTAAAACCGGGGGCTATCATTTTGTTGCATCCAATGTATGATAATACTGGCAATGAACTAAAAACGATTGAAGGGATATTAGATTCTCTTTCAAAAAAAGGCTATCAATTTGTCACGGTAAACAAACTACAGAAGTTACATCATCAGTAATGATAGGTATTGTTTCAAAAAGTAGAAACTGTTACTAGCTTGCACGCATTTTCTTCCGCCATTTCCCCTTCCTCTCCGGCGTGAAAATGGTGAAGCACGATGATGTCAGACGTGTATTCTCATGTAACGCTTAACATGCACGAACAAGCATGGCGGCAACATATGCATCACCCTAAGAAATCACGCTTCATGCCAGAGTAGCGCCCCTTTTTCCTAACAAACGATCGATTGTTATTCATTGTTATTTATCATCCGAGACATCAAGCATCCACTTATCCCCCATTTTCAGCAGTCAAGAGTGATACATAAAAAAGCGGGAGCCATCCCGCTTTTTTTGGTGGCCGCCAAATTCTCCATTATCTCCTCTCATGAAGCTTCATTCCCTCGCATCATCCCGCATAAACTCTTTCCAGCAGCGTGGAGAGCAACAAACATCCATCTTCACGAGCTGCACCATGATTTTTTTAGTAAACAAGCGAGATCATAAAATTATCATTTGTTTAGGTGGTTTCATGCCTGCCGTCGGATACCGGTGATTTGACGACGGGCCATTTCTCCTTCCGCAATGCGTTTATCAGCTCCGGTCCTGCATGCAAGTGGTCCTGTACCAGCTCTTTTGGAGTCAGCGCCATCCACTGGTTCAGCGACACGTCGGCGTAACGGTCACTCTTGAATATTTCAAAAAACCATAGGCTTTGGTCACCGGTGTTCTGGATATAGTGACCGTAGGCGCGCGGTACATATCCTACATCACCGGCCCGATAATTGAAAGTCCTGGCCGTGCCATTCGCCGCGAACACAGTCATGCGCGCCATGCCCGTGAGATAATACTGCCACTCATCGCTATTCGGATGCCAGTGCATTTCCCTCATCCCGCCCGGCTTGACTTCTACCAGCGCCGCCGCAATCGTAATCGAAACAGGGAAGTTGGTGGAATCAACGATGCGTACCGTCCCGCCCGGAGTTACGATCGGCTCCTGTGCGAGCAGCCGATGCGTGAAACTCTTTGGCACAGTACCGTAAGGATCCGGTACATGATGGCTTTTCAGCGGGCCGGGCACCTTTGCTTGGAAAATGTATCGTTGTTTTGTAGGAATGTGGGCAAAGACGCTTTCCGGTACACCGAAATTCGCGGCTAGCACGTCCTTTGGTGTGTGCGCAAACCAGTCAGTAATAGTGAAGGTATCG
Protein-coding regions in this window:
- a CDS encoding oxalate decarboxylase family bicupin, which encodes MKKRPSHPAPYENVPQPIRDDGAGATDFGPRDVMRDLENPDMLVPPATDAGTIPNLKFSFSDTHMQLNHGGWSREVTVRELPIATALAGVNMRLTPGGVRELHWHKQAEWAYMILGRARITAVDQDGRNFIADVSAGDLWYFPAGIPHSIQGLEEGCEFLLVFDDGSFSEFDTFTITDWFAHTPKDVLAANFGVPESVFAHIPTKQRYIFQAKVPGPLKSHHVPDPYGTVPKSFTHRLLAQEPIVTPGGTVRIVDSTNFPVSITIAAALVEVKPGGMREMHWHPNSDEWQYYLTGMARMTVFAANGTARTFNYRAGDVGYVPRAYGHYIQNTGDQSLWFFEIFKSDRYADVSLNQWMALTPKELVQDHLHAGPELINALRKEKWPVVKSPVSDGRHETT
- a CDS encoding metal-sensing transcriptional repressor; translation: MNHSEEHHPNPKMVPRTEEEIANIVKRLKRIEGQVRGVQKMVEDNRYCIDILIQISAIEAALHKVGLHLLERHVRHCVAKAIREGNGDESIQELMTVINQFSK
- a CDS encoding polysaccharide deacetylase family protein, giving the protein MVKKRIALYGIISLTLLLFLFGTYKLMNARTYQLFGGLTSHVETNQKAVALTFDDGPTKNVEKILPLLDKYHAKATFFVTGKELKKNPKLGKKIAESGHQIGNHTYSHQRMIFKKPSFIKQEIEMTNQLIRKTGYKGKIDFRPPYGKKLIGLPYYLKKHHIETITWGLEPDTYYSSVLDKVNYVNKHVKPGAIILLHPMYDNTGNELKTIEGILDSLSKKGYQFVTVNKLQKLHHQ
- a CDS encoding VOC family protein; amino-acid sequence: MTVNIRLELFVKDLQRSVDFYKNVIRLDLSSQNESSAMFKTENLNLLLTKEDVISSNHYFSEIKTSRKGMGVEIILVVPDVQSYYQRDYQGQA